A region from the Tigriopus californicus strain San Diego chromosome 9, Tcal_SD_v2.1, whole genome shotgun sequence genome encodes:
- the LOC131886717 gene encoding phosphatidylinositol transfer protein beta isoform-like, with amino-acid sequence MLITELRITMPMTKFEYQVGMLHGVVEASRNETGGGEGVEVRLNEPFQAHPLLGNDFAEGQYTKKIYHLESKVPAFVRMIAPKGAMKLEEEAWNAHPNYCRTVITNPGYMKDKFKLKIETFCVDNDRGDSENVHQLSAEMLAKRKVVKVDIGNDPLPDDETDDPSQFKSEKSGRGPLKGPWQSQSEPVMTVYKLVTIEFVWFGFQSMVESSMNSYEIALFRKFHRQIFCAIDNWFGMSMADIRALEERAKLELEEQIKQGEVRGTKG; translated from the coding sequence ATGTTGATCACGGAATTACGCATTACCATGCCCATGACCAAATTCGAATATCAAGTGGGCATGTTGCACGGCGTGGTAGAAGCCTCTAGGAATGAAACGGGGGGCGGGGAGGGCGTGGAAGTCCGGCTCAATGAGCCCTTTCAAGCCCATCCGTTGCTGGGGAACGATTTCGCGGAAGGACAATACACCAAGAAGATCTACCATCTAGAAAGCAAAGTGCCGGCTTTTGTACGCATGATTGCACCCAAAGGCGCCATGAAACTTGAAGAGGAGGCCTGGAACGCCCATCCCAATTATTGCCGAACGGTGATCACCAATCCCGGCTACATGAAGGACAAATTCAAGCTCAAGATTGAAACGTTTTGCGTGGACAACGACCGGGGAGACTCGGAGAACGTCCATCAATTGAGCGCGGAGATGTTGGCCAAAAGGAAAGTGGTCAAAGTGGACATTGGCAATGATCCCTTACCCGATGACGAGACCGACGACCCCTCTCAATTCAAATCTGAGAAGTCCGGTCGAGGACCCCTCAAGGGCCCCTGGCAGAGTCAAAGTGAGCCCGTCATGACCGTTTACAAATTGGTGACCATCGAGTTCGTGTGGTTTGGTTTCCAAAGCATGGTGGAGAGCTCCATGAACTCTTACGAGATCGCCTTGTTCAGAAAGTTTCACCGGCAAATATTCTGTGCCATAGACAATTGGTTCGGTATGAGCATGGCAGATATTCGAGCATTGGAAGAGCGGGCCAAATTGGAACTGGAGGAACAGATCAAACAAGGCGAGGTTCGAGGCACCAAGGGATAG